The following are encoded together in the Nymphaea colorata isolate Beijing-Zhang1983 chromosome 14, ASM883128v2, whole genome shotgun sequence genome:
- the LOC116267643 gene encoding WRKY transcription factor 72A-like isoform X2, giving the protein MAMDLLLKTPSLLEEKNPETKKEAEEIGKVELEEKLVMGGESLRSSSPNRKDSANSNPIPKGSEKTGGHEGNRKTSSDNPQKEFVQIDKAEQLESTKAEMGEVKEENERLKIILSRIMKDYQALQTHFFEIIQQEDSRKKPLEGTAAMTSSDHETEEAELVSLSLGNSSAAMHKKEEKANGSKSSSKKGGEVRDHSLNSGLSLGLGCRFEESPENSSEEAKEEDQVAEGWPPTKLVKASRVAEEDVSQPAHAKKARVSVRARCDAPTMQDGCQWRKYGQKIAKGNPCPRAYYRCTVAPACPVRKQVQRCAEDMSILITTYEGSHNHPLPLQATAMASTTSAAASMLMSGSAAPSGTGTSTSAGLMFDLSDNSRSRPFYLSSTTVSSSSPSYPTITLDLTSTSSTPQFSRLPSTFSSSTRYSSGMGVSTFNFSNDQTASTSSWNNTSMNTGPSYFNYGSSHHYSKSPVLSPVLSRAPHDQHFYQTYLQKSNTSAATVPPAAVTASSSSSSQQNLSDTIAAATKVIASDPSFRSALAAAITSIVGGGAQAQSGGDNGIQTLKWGDHFSSSIVNSSYSSGGAGGAGCGPGFLNRTSSTGASGSGQKERSLLFPAPPPIAFSSASPVADVNREPSS; this is encoded by the exons ATGGCTATGGATCTATTGCTGAAGACGCCTTCTCTTCTTGAAGAGAAGAACCCGGAGACCAAGAAAGAGGCCGAAGAGATCGGAAAG GTTGAACTTGAAGAAAAGTTGGTTATGGGAGGTGAAAGCCTGAGAAGTTCTTCTCCTAACAGGAAAGACTCAGCCAACAGCAATCCG ATTCCAAAGGGTAGTGAAAAGACAGGCGGCCATGAAGGCAATAGGAAGACATCTTCAGATAACCCGCAGAAAGAATTTGTCCAAATTGATAAG GCGGAGCAACTTGAATCCACTAAAGCTGAGATGGGGGAAGTGAAGGAAGAGAACGAGAGGCTGAAGATCATCTTGTCACGCATAATGAAAGATTACCAAGCATTGCAGACGCATTTCTTCGAGATCATCCAGCAAGAAGACAGCCGCAAAAAGCCACTAGAGGGGACGGCCGCCATGACCAGCTCCGACCACGAAACTGAAGAGGCAGAGTTGGTTTCCCTGAGCCTCGGGAATAGCTCGGCCGCAATGCACAAGAAAGAGGAGAAGGCCAACGGCAGCAAAAGCAGTAGCAAGAAGGGTGGTGAAGTTCGTGATCACAGCCTGAACAGTGGGTTGAGCCTTGGGCTTGGCTGCAGGTTTGAGGAGAGCCCAGAGAATAGCAGTGAGGAAGCCAAAGAGGAAGATCAGGTGGCGGAAGGGTGGCCACCAACCAAGCTGGTGAAAGCTTCTAGAGTTGCAGAAGAAGATGTTTCACAGCCAGCCCATGCCAAGAAAGCCCGGGTTTCGGTCCGGGCTAGGTGCGATGCACCGACG ATGCAAGATGGATGCCAATGGAGAAAATATGGGCAGAAGATAGCTAAAGGCAACCCATGCCCAAGAGCCTACTACAGGTGCACAGTAGCACCAGCATGTCCAGTAAGGAAGCAG GTGCAAAGATGTGCTGAAGACATGTCCATACTCATAACCACATATGAAGGATCCCACAACCACCCTTTACCACTCCAAGCCACAGCCATGGCATCCACCACCTCTGCAGCTGCTTCAATGCTCATGTCAGGCTCCGCCGCTCCCTCCGGCACCGGAACTTCTACGTCGGCCGGACTGATGTTCGACTTGTCTGACAATTCAAGATCAAGACCTTTCTACCTGTCGAGCACCACTGTCTCATCATCGTCCCCATCTTACCCAACAATCACACTGGACCTCACCTCCACATCCTCAACTCCCCAATTCAGTAGGCTGCCATCTACTTTCTCCTCAAGCACTAGGTACTCTTCTGGAATGGGGGTCTCGACTTTCAACTTTTCAAATGATCAAACTGCTTCCACTTCATCATGGAACAATACTAGCATGAATACAGGCCCCAGCTACTTCAACTATGGTTCTTCCCACCATTACAGCAAGAGTCCTGTTTTGTCCCCAGTCTTATCAAGGGCACCACATGATCAACATTTCTACCAAACCTACCTCCAGAAGTCGAATACGTCGGCGGCAACGGTGCCGCCGGCGGCAGTGacagcatcatcatcatcatcttctcaaCAGAACTTATCCGACACAATTGCAGCTGCCACAAAGGTGATAGCGTCGGACCCAAGCTTCCGGTCGGCATTGGCGGCTGCAATCACGTCGATTGTCGGCGGCGGAGCGCAGGCACAGAGCGGCGGGGACAATGGGATTCAGACTTTGAAGTGGGGTGATCATTTCTCTTCCTCCATAGTCAATAGCTCCTATTCATCGGGAGGAGCAGGTGGAGCAGGTTGTGGGCCTGGGTTCCTGAATAGGACTTCTTCTACCGGTGCAAGTGGGAGTGGGCAGAAAGAGAGAAGCTTGTTGTTTCCGGCACCACCACCCATTGCTTTCTCTTCTGCCTCGCCTGTTGCTGATGTCAATAGAGAACCCAGTAGTTGA
- the LOC116267643 gene encoding WRKY transcription factor 72A-like isoform X1, with product MAMDLLLKTPSLLEEKNPETKKEAEEIGKVELEEKLVMGGESLRSSSPNRKDSANSNPIPKGSEKTGGHEGNRKTSSDNPQKEFVQIDKAEQLESTKAEMGEVKEENERLKIILSRIMKDYQALQTHFFEIIQQEDSRKKPLEGTAAMTSSDHETEEAELVSLSLGNSSAAMHKKEEKANGSKSSSKKGGEVRDHSLNSGLSLGLGCRFEESPENSSEEAKEEDQVAEGWPPTKLVKASRVAEEDVSQPAHAKKARVSVRARCDAPTQMQDGCQWRKYGQKIAKGNPCPRAYYRCTVAPACPVRKQVQRCAEDMSILITTYEGSHNHPLPLQATAMASTTSAAASMLMSGSAAPSGTGTSTSAGLMFDLSDNSRSRPFYLSSTTVSSSSPSYPTITLDLTSTSSTPQFSRLPSTFSSSTRYSSGMGVSTFNFSNDQTASTSSWNNTSMNTGPSYFNYGSSHHYSKSPVLSPVLSRAPHDQHFYQTYLQKSNTSAATVPPAAVTASSSSSSQQNLSDTIAAATKVIASDPSFRSALAAAITSIVGGGAQAQSGGDNGIQTLKWGDHFSSSIVNSSYSSGGAGGAGCGPGFLNRTSSTGASGSGQKERSLLFPAPPPIAFSSASPVADVNREPSS from the exons ATGGCTATGGATCTATTGCTGAAGACGCCTTCTCTTCTTGAAGAGAAGAACCCGGAGACCAAGAAAGAGGCCGAAGAGATCGGAAAG GTTGAACTTGAAGAAAAGTTGGTTATGGGAGGTGAAAGCCTGAGAAGTTCTTCTCCTAACAGGAAAGACTCAGCCAACAGCAATCCG ATTCCAAAGGGTAGTGAAAAGACAGGCGGCCATGAAGGCAATAGGAAGACATCTTCAGATAACCCGCAGAAAGAATTTGTCCAAATTGATAAG GCGGAGCAACTTGAATCCACTAAAGCTGAGATGGGGGAAGTGAAGGAAGAGAACGAGAGGCTGAAGATCATCTTGTCACGCATAATGAAAGATTACCAAGCATTGCAGACGCATTTCTTCGAGATCATCCAGCAAGAAGACAGCCGCAAAAAGCCACTAGAGGGGACGGCCGCCATGACCAGCTCCGACCACGAAACTGAAGAGGCAGAGTTGGTTTCCCTGAGCCTCGGGAATAGCTCGGCCGCAATGCACAAGAAAGAGGAGAAGGCCAACGGCAGCAAAAGCAGTAGCAAGAAGGGTGGTGAAGTTCGTGATCACAGCCTGAACAGTGGGTTGAGCCTTGGGCTTGGCTGCAGGTTTGAGGAGAGCCCAGAGAATAGCAGTGAGGAAGCCAAAGAGGAAGATCAGGTGGCGGAAGGGTGGCCACCAACCAAGCTGGTGAAAGCTTCTAGAGTTGCAGAAGAAGATGTTTCACAGCCAGCCCATGCCAAGAAAGCCCGGGTTTCGGTCCGGGCTAGGTGCGATGCACCGACG CAGATGCAAGATGGATGCCAATGGAGAAAATATGGGCAGAAGATAGCTAAAGGCAACCCATGCCCAAGAGCCTACTACAGGTGCACAGTAGCACCAGCATGTCCAGTAAGGAAGCAG GTGCAAAGATGTGCTGAAGACATGTCCATACTCATAACCACATATGAAGGATCCCACAACCACCCTTTACCACTCCAAGCCACAGCCATGGCATCCACCACCTCTGCAGCTGCTTCAATGCTCATGTCAGGCTCCGCCGCTCCCTCCGGCACCGGAACTTCTACGTCGGCCGGACTGATGTTCGACTTGTCTGACAATTCAAGATCAAGACCTTTCTACCTGTCGAGCACCACTGTCTCATCATCGTCCCCATCTTACCCAACAATCACACTGGACCTCACCTCCACATCCTCAACTCCCCAATTCAGTAGGCTGCCATCTACTTTCTCCTCAAGCACTAGGTACTCTTCTGGAATGGGGGTCTCGACTTTCAACTTTTCAAATGATCAAACTGCTTCCACTTCATCATGGAACAATACTAGCATGAATACAGGCCCCAGCTACTTCAACTATGGTTCTTCCCACCATTACAGCAAGAGTCCTGTTTTGTCCCCAGTCTTATCAAGGGCACCACATGATCAACATTTCTACCAAACCTACCTCCAGAAGTCGAATACGTCGGCGGCAACGGTGCCGCCGGCGGCAGTGacagcatcatcatcatcatcttctcaaCAGAACTTATCCGACACAATTGCAGCTGCCACAAAGGTGATAGCGTCGGACCCAAGCTTCCGGTCGGCATTGGCGGCTGCAATCACGTCGATTGTCGGCGGCGGAGCGCAGGCACAGAGCGGCGGGGACAATGGGATTCAGACTTTGAAGTGGGGTGATCATTTCTCTTCCTCCATAGTCAATAGCTCCTATTCATCGGGAGGAGCAGGTGGAGCAGGTTGTGGGCCTGGGTTCCTGAATAGGACTTCTTCTACCGGTGCAAGTGGGAGTGGGCAGAAAGAGAGAAGCTTGTTGTTTCCGGCACCACCACCCATTGCTTTCTCTTCTGCCTCGCCTGTTGCTGATGTCAATAGAGAACCCAGTAGTTGA
- the LOC116267583 gene encoding plant cysteine oxidase 2-like isoform X5, whose protein sequence is MLQRLYEACKHAFFGPGTIPSPQTIQQLRSILDNMRASDLGLREDMRYFRVNVPELSPFVTIMPIYACDKFSICIFCLPPAAFIPLHNHPGMTVFSKLLFGSMHIKSYDWVTNIPNGSDPESQPNCEGALAAGGVYELLEEIQMPDDFSFVLAPYRGPRIAESN, encoded by the exons ATGCTTCAAAGGCTCTACGAGGCATGCAAACATGCCTTCTTTGGCCCTGGAACAATTCCTTCTCCACAAACTATTCAGCAGCTACGTTCTATTCTAG ATAACATGAGGGCATCAGATCTGGGCCTAAGGGAGGATATGCGATATTTTCGGGTTAATGTGCCTGAGTTGAGCCCCTTTGTTACAATAATGCCCATCTATGCGTGTGATAAGTTCTCT ATCTGCATCTTCTGCTTGCCTCCAGCTGCCTTCATTCCCCTTCACAATCACCCTGGAATGACTGTTTTCAGCAAGCTTCTTTTTGGTTCAATGCACATCAAATCTTATGATTGGGTTACTAACATCCCTAATGGCAGCGATCCCGAAAGCCAACCCAACT GTGAAGGCGCACTGGCCGCAGGGGGAGTCTATGAGCTGCTGGAGGAGATACAGATGCCTGATgatttttcctttgttcttgCACCTTACAGAGGTCCAAGAATAGCAGAAAGCAACTGA
- the LOC116267583 gene encoding plant cysteine oxidase 4-like isoform X2 yields MTLCISMCVVRSKQAMKHTGTSVHNCANMHYNMRASDLGLREDMRYFRVNVPELSPFVTIMPIYACDKFSICIFCLPPAAFIPLHNHPGMTVFSKLLFGSMHIKSYDWVTNIPNGSDPESQPNFQGVASMASSVGPRLAKVHFDGIFTAESDTSVLYPTTGVTCTLSGQLRRVQFLMSLVHHTRNLMAETAHITAVCHVQEPQVKAHWPQGESMSCWRRYRCLMIFPLFLHLTEVQE; encoded by the exons ATGACTCTTTGTATCAGCATGTGTGTGGTGAGATCTAAACAAGCAATGAAGCACACAGGGACATCAGTACATAATTGTGCAAATATGCATT ATAACATGAGGGCATCAGATCTGGGCCTAAGGGAGGATATGCGATATTTTCGGGTTAATGTGCCTGAGTTGAGCCCCTTTGTTACAATAATGCCCATCTATGCGTGTGATAAGTTCTCT ATCTGCATCTTCTGCTTGCCTCCAGCTGCCTTCATTCCCCTTCACAATCACCCTGGAATGACTGTTTTCAGCAAGCTTCTTTTTGGTTCAATGCACATCAAATCTTATGATTGGGTTACTAACATCCCTAATGGCAGCGATCCCGAAAGCCAACCCAACT TCCAGGGGGTGGCCTCAATGGCGAGTAGTGTTGGTCCTAGGTTGGCAAAGGTTCATTTTGATGGCATTTTTACTGCAGAATCCGACACTTCTGTACTGTACCCCACGACTGGGGTAACTTGCACACTTTCCGGGCAATTACGGCGTGTGCAGTTCTTGATGTCCTTGGTCCACCATACTCGGAATCTGATGGCAGAGACTGCACATATTACCGCAGTCTGCCATGTCCAAGAGCCTCAG GTGAAGGCGCACTGGCCGCAGGGGGAGTCTATGAGCTGCTGGAGGAGATACAGATGCCTGATgatttttcctttgttcttgCACCTTACAGAGGTCCAAGAATAG
- the LOC116267583 gene encoding uncharacterized protein LOC116267583 isoform X3, with protein MQTCLLWPWNNSFSTNYSAATFYSRFSRADNMRASDLGLREDMRYFRVNVPELSPFVTIMPIYACDKFSICIFCLPPAAFIPLHNHPGMTVFSKLLFGSMHIKSYDWVTNIPNGSDPESQPNFQGVASMASSVGPRLAKVHFDGIFTAESDTSVLYPTTGVTCTLSGQLRRVQFLMSLVHHTRNLMAETAHITAVCHVQEPQVKAHWPQGESMSCWRRYRCLMIFPLFLHLTEVQE; from the exons ATGCAAACATGCCTTCTTTGGCCCTGGAACAATTCCTTCTCCACAAACTATTCAGCAGCTACGTTCTATTCTAG GTTCTCTCGTGCAGATAACATGAGGGCATCAGATCTGGGCCTAAGGGAGGATATGCGATATTTTCGGGTTAATGTGCCTGAGTTGAGCCCCTTTGTTACAATAATGCCCATCTATGCGTGTGATAAGTTCTCT ATCTGCATCTTCTGCTTGCCTCCAGCTGCCTTCATTCCCCTTCACAATCACCCTGGAATGACTGTTTTCAGCAAGCTTCTTTTTGGTTCAATGCACATCAAATCTTATGATTGGGTTACTAACATCCCTAATGGCAGCGATCCCGAAAGCCAACCCAACT TCCAGGGGGTGGCCTCAATGGCGAGTAGTGTTGGTCCTAGGTTGGCAAAGGTTCATTTTGATGGCATTTTTACTGCAGAATCCGACACTTCTGTACTGTACCCCACGACTGGGGTAACTTGCACACTTTCCGGGCAATTACGGCGTGTGCAGTTCTTGATGTCCTTGGTCCACCATACTCGGAATCTGATGGCAGAGACTGCACATATTACCGCAGTCTGCCATGTCCAAGAGCCTCAG GTGAAGGCGCACTGGCCGCAGGGGGAGTCTATGAGCTGCTGGAGGAGATACAGATGCCTGATgatttttcctttgttcttgCACCTTACAGAGGTCCAAGAATAG
- the LOC116267583 gene encoding plant cysteine oxidase 2-like isoform X1, with amino-acid sequence MLQRLYEACKHAFFGPGTIPSPQTIQQLRSILDNMRASDLGLREDMRYFRVNVPELSPFVTIMPIYACDKFSICIFCLPPAAFIPLHNHPGMTVFSKLLFGSMHIKSYDWVTNIPNGSDPESQPNFQGVASMASSVGPRLAKVHFDGIFTAESDTSVLYPTTGVTCTLSGQLRRVQFLMSLVHHTRNLMAETAHITAVCHVQEPQVKAHWPQGESMSCWRRYRCLMIFPLFLHLTEVQE; translated from the exons ATGCTTCAAAGGCTCTACGAGGCATGCAAACATGCCTTCTTTGGCCCTGGAACAATTCCTTCTCCACAAACTATTCAGCAGCTACGTTCTATTCTAG ATAACATGAGGGCATCAGATCTGGGCCTAAGGGAGGATATGCGATATTTTCGGGTTAATGTGCCTGAGTTGAGCCCCTTTGTTACAATAATGCCCATCTATGCGTGTGATAAGTTCTCT ATCTGCATCTTCTGCTTGCCTCCAGCTGCCTTCATTCCCCTTCACAATCACCCTGGAATGACTGTTTTCAGCAAGCTTCTTTTTGGTTCAATGCACATCAAATCTTATGATTGGGTTACTAACATCCCTAATGGCAGCGATCCCGAAAGCCAACCCAACT TCCAGGGGGTGGCCTCAATGGCGAGTAGTGTTGGTCCTAGGTTGGCAAAGGTTCATTTTGATGGCATTTTTACTGCAGAATCCGACACTTCTGTACTGTACCCCACGACTGGGGTAACTTGCACACTTTCCGGGCAATTACGGCGTGTGCAGTTCTTGATGTCCTTGGTCCACCATACTCGGAATCTGATGGCAGAGACTGCACATATTACCGCAGTCTGCCATGTCCAAGAGCCTCAG GTGAAGGCGCACTGGCCGCAGGGGGAGTCTATGAGCTGCTGGAGGAGATACAGATGCCTGATgatttttcctttgttcttgCACCTTACAGAGGTCCAAGAATAG
- the LOC116267583 gene encoding plant cysteine oxidase 2-like isoform X4: MMQMVGSDNMRASDLGLREDMRYFRVNVPELSPFVTIMPIYACDKFSICIFCLPPAAFIPLHNHPGMTVFSKLLFGSMHIKSYDWVTNIPNGSDPESQPNFQGVASMASSVGPRLAKVHFDGIFTAESDTSVLYPTTGVTCTLSGQLRRVQFLMSLVHHTRNLMAETAHITAVCHVQEPQVKAHWPQGESMSCWRRYRCLMIFPLFLHLTEVQE; this comes from the exons ATGATGCAGATGGTGGGATCGG ATAACATGAGGGCATCAGATCTGGGCCTAAGGGAGGATATGCGATATTTTCGGGTTAATGTGCCTGAGTTGAGCCCCTTTGTTACAATAATGCCCATCTATGCGTGTGATAAGTTCTCT ATCTGCATCTTCTGCTTGCCTCCAGCTGCCTTCATTCCCCTTCACAATCACCCTGGAATGACTGTTTTCAGCAAGCTTCTTTTTGGTTCAATGCACATCAAATCTTATGATTGGGTTACTAACATCCCTAATGGCAGCGATCCCGAAAGCCAACCCAACT TCCAGGGGGTGGCCTCAATGGCGAGTAGTGTTGGTCCTAGGTTGGCAAAGGTTCATTTTGATGGCATTTTTACTGCAGAATCCGACACTTCTGTACTGTACCCCACGACTGGGGTAACTTGCACACTTTCCGGGCAATTACGGCGTGTGCAGTTCTTGATGTCCTTGGTCCACCATACTCGGAATCTGATGGCAGAGACTGCACATATTACCGCAGTCTGCCATGTCCAAGAGCCTCAG GTGAAGGCGCACTGGCCGCAGGGGGAGTCTATGAGCTGCTGGAGGAGATACAGATGCCTGATgatttttcctttgttcttgCACCTTACAGAGGTCCAAGAATAG